The proteins below come from a single Fibrobacter sp. genomic window:
- a CDS encoding GGDEF domain-containing protein: MPGKKKKAEKKKKKKIEKITAQRKTFWGYPIFLLSVLLAVFAVHASSIYSFSRFPFFYQKVLPYLGASLSVIALFIGHLSYPRVHNLRVYMAGYLTGMICFCYFLFACGEIVNLPGAPPPGYFSVICLLGLINFLFIPLLPSTAKYRLARSYTLAVLGVESVLLLTMRFAPGAQGWISTLEFKGVEDLGFWVGPLFFFVLTAFSLWRLRYDFSLGGLVSGCGLIFALIWTFGIDADRMESTQRILFSIAPFFLVIATLTHWFFRIENRVSFDPLLQIYNRDYCSKIITEQANMNVTPPFAVAMVDIDHFKNVNDTYGHQAGDAVLHSVAQTLLRTLSPQGTVCRYGGEELAVFFPQKTTSEVVPLMERAREEIEKSKTESG, from the coding sequence AAAGAAAAAAAAGATAGAAAAAATCACTGCCCAAAGGAAAACTTTCTGGGGTTATCCCATATTCCTTCTTTCTGTCCTTTTGGCTGTTTTCGCTGTGCATGCAAGCAGTATCTATTCCTTTTCCCGCTTCCCGTTTTTTTATCAGAAAGTGCTGCCTTACCTGGGGGCATCTTTATCGGTAATTGCCCTGTTTATAGGGCATCTTTCCTATCCCAGGGTTCACAATCTTAGGGTATACATGGCGGGTTATCTTACAGGGATGATTTGTTTCTGTTATTTTCTATTTGCCTGTGGCGAAATTGTGAATCTTCCCGGCGCGCCGCCACCGGGTTATTTCTCTGTGATTTGTTTACTGGGATTGATAAACTTTCTGTTTATTCCCCTTCTGCCTTCAACAGCAAAATACCGTCTTGCCCGCAGTTACACTCTTGCGGTGCTTGGGGTTGAGAGTGTACTGCTTCTGACCATGCGTTTTGCTCCCGGGGCACAGGGTTGGATATCAACGTTGGAGTTTAAAGGTGTTGAGGATTTGGGATTCTGGGTTGGGCCTCTTTTTTTCTTTGTGCTTACAGCTTTCAGCTTATGGCGCTTGCGTTATGACTTTTCTCTGGGAGGGTTGGTATCTGGTTGCGGGTTGATTTTTGCCCTGATTTGGACTTTTGGAATAGATGCTGACCGGATGGAGTCAACGCAGAGAATACTTTTCAGTATTGCTCCCTTTTTTTTGGTTATTGCGACATTAACACACTGGTTTTTCAGGATTGAAAACAGGGTTTCTTTTGATCCTCTGCTTCAGATTTATAACAGGGATTATTGCTCAAAGATAATCACGGAGCAGGCGAACATGAATGTGACCCCTCCTTTTGCTGTGGCAATGGTGGATATTGATCATTTCAAGAATGTTAATGATACCTATGGACATCAGGCAGGTGATGCGGTTTTGCATTCTGTAGCTCAGACACTGCTCAGGACACTTTCTCCGCAGGGAACTGTCTGCAGATATGGAGGAGAGGAACTGGCGGTATTTTTTCCACAGAAAACAACCTCTGAAGTGGTTCCGCTAATGGAAAGGGCGCGGGAGGAAATAGAAAAAAGTAAAACGGAATCGGGTAA